The Drosophila simulans strain w501 chromosome 3R, Prin_Dsim_3.1, whole genome shotgun sequence genome contains the following window.
AAGCAACCGCCATGGCCTCACCACCGGAGAGTCCCATCGAGGAGGTGGTCTATGAGTTGGAACACACACGAGTGCCTAAGCCCATTCCCGTTGCCCTCGAGGATCTGTGCCGGCAGACCAAGTTCACCAAACAGGAAATCCGCGTCATGTACAGAGGATTCAAGACGGTAGGAAGCCATGTTCTCATAAACTGAAGTCGATGGGTTCcaaaagtattatttttttagataataacttttaaataatatagttATTTTTATGCCAAGAACAACTCGTTGACCAGCTGCCATGTAAAAACGAACGCTACTTAAATGTCTGTCATTTTAATGCACACgcgttttgaatttcattgcAAATGAATTCGCTCCTTTCAAGCGATTGTGTGTCCAAGCACTTTTACACCAAAGAGTGCGGAAAAAGGCCAACTCAGCGAAAAAGTTTCAATATGTGGGTCAACAAGAGATGAGCTCCGGGGTCAAGTAAATGGATAGTTTCAGCCAGAGAGTTCGCCTTATTGACAGTTTGCCCCATTGATAGTTTGCCTTTGTGATATTTGGCTCGCTGGTAGTTTACCTTATTGATAAGTTTCGTTGGCTGGTGACTTGTACTTTCGATTTCGTTACGAAATAGATGGAATtctaaactttttaatttagcaAATGATAAGCAAGAAAGTAGAGCATAGCTTTTTTCATTCGACTACTGCATTACTTAGGCATTCATGTACTTGTAATTAAATGATCTCAAAAGTTTGGGTTAGTCCTTTTTGCCCTTTTGGAACTCGCTGTCCCTACATTTgcctttttctttattaacCGAGCAAACACTTACTTTCATTgcgatttcattttcatttttttttttcgcaggAATGCCCCGAGGGCGTGGTACACGAGGATTGTTTTAAGGATATCTACGCCAAATTCTTTCCACATGGCAGTAAGTATTTGTGTGTGAATAAATGTCGCCCATTTggggtgtgtctgtgtgtgcgggtgctgtCGCTAAGGTCTTatgcttttcctttttatagTAGCGCGTCATAAAGCGCCATTTAAGCGAGCATTTCGTCcttgcagcagctgccaccgaaatgccaaaatacccaaatagctaaaaaccaaaaaaaaaagaaaaaaaatcacccTGACACGCCTACTTTGCTTATGTTCTATTTATACAGATTCGAGTTTATACGCTCATTATGTGTTCAAAGCGTTCGATGTTAATTGCAATGGCGCCATTAGTTTTCGGGTAATTATTTCTCATTATATTAACATCTACGCAGCATTACGTATATTAATACGTTTCAATGTTTATCAGGATTTACTGGTCACCTTGTCGACCTTGCTGAGAGGTTCTGTGTATGAGCGTCTGCGTTGGACCTTCAAGTTGTACGACCTGAACGGCGACGGAAGGATCAGTCGCGGCGAACTgagtgaaattattttggccaTTCACGAGCTTATGGGTCGGAGACCACATCAACCTGAGGACGATCGCAAGGCGAGGGATCAGGTAAGATAACAGATATTTAATACAAAGGGGTTCTGCTTTATTAAAGTTTCTATGGCCTAAACTATAGTAAGTACAAGTTTCGACCTTGGTATTCTGCTCGTACCGCATTTAACAATCGATGCTAGGCTTTAATCAACTTGTTCGAGGTACAAAGGAAAATCTCTGCTTATCCGCAATGAGCATTATGTTCTAGGCCATTCTGTTGAAATGTCTATCTGCATATTCATCGCACTTCCTCTGGCGCAGATTTGCATGCTTCATTCTTTATGCAAAAGCCACACTTCATGAAACGTGAAGCATCCGCTGACGTTAGCCGGGcgcacagtgcgtatgagtaattatGATTGGGAGCACACACAGAAGTATacaaattaaaccaaatacgTTTGTATTGAATGGTTCTTTTTATTAGAGCCAACTGCTCTGAATTCTGGTATCTTACGaaccaaatgcaaatcaaatttattcaggCCGCCAAGTCTTCGGTTGGAGGCAGCGGTCCCAGCAGAGCGCTTAGTCAGCGCCTCGTGCCGTCTGGAGTTCCGTGCCTTCGACGGTCACCCAGCGCGCACATGCCCGCCTCGCATTACGCTGACCCTTGCACATCGCTTTCGCTAAAGCGAAATGCGTTACTGGGCTGGCTCAGCGTCGCCGATGTTATTGTTGGTCCATCCGGTCTTGGATGGCATTTCGGCGGGTCGTCGCACCCCTCTGACTTGCTCGTGTTAACTCCTCCTTGTCTTAAGATGAAGTCGTCCCCGGATTCAATGGTCTTAGATGGTTGTTGACGTTTGGCTTTCAGACGGTAGATAAGAAAGATGATGACCAGGGTTATTGAGGCTGTGGAGGAGACAGAGCAAAAGATCCAGGTGTTGCCTGATGGCAGTCGGGATTGGAGGTGGTTGATGTGCTGCAGATTTTTAACGCTCATTCCGTGAATTGATGACAGACTAAGGCGCTCTAGATGCCTCAGAACGTTTACTTGGGCCATGGCTGAAACTGCGGCTTTCTTCTTTGATGTTCCGATATTGTTGACGTAAAGGGTgccgtttattttaattttttcggtaTATGATACCAGGTAAGTTCCTGATATCATCCGGCTTATTCCCTTTTCGTCGGTGATATTTATCGTTACATCGTTGGTGATGAGCATTCCCTCGTCGATCATGGTGACTGGGTCCAAGTGTCCAGGCTGGGTGTTGCAATGGGCGACCATGCCAGAGATGAGTTGTTGTGCGCAAGTTGGCGCTTTCGATCTCCTGCAGAAGGTGGTGCCCGCTGATACATTGCAGTCCTTGACCGCGAAGGTTTCCGTACCGCAATCCGCGACCGTGCTACCGTCCTCGAAATCTAAGATTCTATTTTCATGCTGTACTGggaatattcttatttttctacAAGTTAACAAAGGCTTcggaaattttattaaaaagtacaaTAGGTC
Protein-coding sequences here:
- the LOC6729674 gene encoding Kv channel-interacting protein 1, which codes for MASPPESPIEEVVYELEHTRVPKPIPVALEDLCRQTKFTKQEIRVMYRGFKTECPEGVVHEDCFKDIYAKFFPHGNSSLYAHYVFKAFDVNCNGAISFRDLLVTLSTLLRGSVYERLRWTFKLYDLNGDGRISRGELSEIILAIHELMGRRPHQPEDDRKARDQVDRVFRKLDLNQDGIITIEEFLEACLKDDLVTRSLQMFDNDL